In a genomic window of Polyodon spathula isolate WHYD16114869_AA chromosome 21, ASM1765450v1, whole genome shotgun sequence:
- the LOC121296447 gene encoding small ubiquitin-related modifier 2, with amino-acid sequence MADEKPKDVKTENNDHINLKVAGQDGSVVQFKIKRHTPLSKLMKAYCERQGLSMRQIRFRFDGQPINETDTPAQLEMEDEDTIDVFQQQTGGLY; translated from the exons ATGGCGGACGAGAAACCCAAG GACGTGAAGACAGAAAACAACGACCACATTAACCTCAAGGTTGCGGGTCAAGACGGCTCCGTGGTACAGTTCAAGATCAAGAGGCACACGCCGCTCAGCAAACTCATGAAAGCTTACTGCGAGCGACAG GGCTTGTCGATGAGGCAAATCAGGTTCCGGTTTGATGGGCAGCCGATCAATGAGACGGACACACCTGCACAG TTGGAAATGGAAGACGAAGATACGATCGATGTGTTTCAGCAACAGACAGGGGGCCTCTACTGA